The following coding sequences lie in one Gadus macrocephalus chromosome 1, ASM3116895v1 genomic window:
- the LOC132455198 gene encoding parapinopsin-like produces the protein MEPLQVVLSLRPNSSWPYSTEEPPLLSPSAYTALAVLMGLVSAAGILLNLLVVVVTVKHRQQRQPLSYALVNLAVCDLGCAAFGGVPTTVANAMGYFSMGRLGCVLEGFAVAFFGIASLCTVAVIAVERYMVVCRPMGAVKFQTRHAVGGVVLSWLWSFLWNTPPLFGWGSFQLEGVKTSCAPDWFSRNSGNMSYIAIYFLLCFALPFSVILLSYCRLLRTLRQVSRLQLSMGGSTNRVELQVARMVALMVLAFLVAWLPYAALALTVMLDPSLYISPQIATVPVFLAKSSTMFNPIIYIFMNRQFRDCTVLTLLCGWNPWASAQDSIAGDKTVYTQSNTRKHSNKDLEGEGLC, from the exons ATGGAACCGCTACAGGTTGTCCTCAGCCTCCGGCCAAACTCTTCGTGGCCCTACAGCACCGAGGAGCCTCCTCTTCTGTCTCCCAGCGCCTACACTGCTCTGGCCGTGCTCATGGGGTTGGTCTCGGCGGCGGGGATCCTTCTCAacctactggtggtggtggtgacggtgaaACACCGGCAGCAGCGGCAGCCCCTGAGCTACGCCCTCGTGAACCTGGCCGTGTGCGACCTGGGCTGCGCTGCGTTCGGAGGCGTGCCCACCACCGTGGCCAACGCCATGGGCTACTTCAGCATGGGCCGGCTGGGCTGCGTGCTGGAGGGCTTCGCTGTGGCCTTCTTCG GTATAGCGAGTCTGTGCACAGTGGCTGTGATCGCAGTGGAACGGTACATGGTGGTCTGTCGTCCCATGGGGGCTGTCAAGTTTCAGACCAG ACATGCGGTGGGAGGTGTGGTGCTCTCTTGGCTGTGGTCCTTCCTGTGGAACACGCCGCCGCTGTTCGGCTGGGGCAGCTTCCAGCTGGAGGGCGTCAAGACCTCCTGCGCCCCTGACTGGTTCAGCCGGAATTCGGGGAACATGTCCTACATCGCTATCTACTTCCTGCTGTGCTTTGCCCTGCCCTTCTCTGTCATCCTGCTGTCCTACTGCCGGCTCCTGCGGACCCTGAGACAG GTCTCCAGGCTCCAGCTCTCCATGGGGGGTAGTACCAACCGTGTGGAGCTGCAGGTGGCACGCATGGTGGCCCTCATGGTGTTAGCCTTCCTGGTAGCGTGGCTGCCCTATGCCGCCCTGGCACTCACCGTCATGCTGGATCCCAGTCTGTACATCAGCCCTCAGATCGCCACTGTACCCGTGTTCCTGGCCAAGAGCAGCACCATGTTTAACCCCATCATCTACATCTTTATGAACCGACAG TTCAGGGACTGCACTGTCCTGACTCTCCTGTGTGGATGGAATCCCTGGGCCTCAGCACAGGACAGTATAGCGGGAGACAAGACCGTTTATACTCAAAGCAATACGCGTAAACATTCAAACAAAGATCTGGAGGGAGAAGGACTTTGTTAG